A genomic segment from Chthoniobacterales bacterium encodes:
- the shc gene encoding squalene--hopene cyclase encodes MKATARIIPFTESPEPLVAAPDVATAVARAQSCLLGIQREDGHWEGELTVDSTLCADYVIYMHWTGKVDETLQARCAAHIRRRQLPDGGWNIYIGGPSEVNATVKGYFALKLAGDSPNAAWMREARANALRLGGIPAMNTYGKLYLALLGQFPWKHLPTIPAEAFLFPNWFFFNIYEMSSWSRPILAPLTILNHYRPVRHLPASMQLHELYPAGLEGANLSLKKAGPFWSWRNFFLRCDRLLKIYDRFPFHPLRQRALKVAEQWMTERMGEGSEGFAAIFPSMLNAMMALRTLGYGEDHPLVQKADRDFAGLFVNDPEDFRIQPCLSPVWDTAITTIALAESGLGRDHPALARSAAWLEAKEVRFRGDWQHKNPHPEASGWAFEHDNKYYPDTDDTMMVLMALRHVAPADPAKRTEQFERALRWLLSFQCRDGGWAAFDRDVTAAWLEHVPFADHNAILDPTCSDLTARVLELLGYIGFDRQSVLVKRAIAHLRHTQEADGSWYGRWGVNYIYGTWQALRGLGAIGENMDQEWIRRGRDWLESCQNDDGGWGETCESYDFPSLKGAGPSTASQTAWALMGLCACGDPHRESIRRGVEYLVRQQNDDGSWTEHETTGTGFPQVFYLRYDFYRLHFPLLALATYRKLLG; translated from the coding sequence GTGAAAGCCACCGCCCGCATCATTCCCTTCACCGAATCTCCGGAGCCGCTCGTCGCCGCGCCCGATGTCGCCACGGCCGTGGCCCGCGCCCAGTCCTGCCTGCTCGGCATCCAGCGCGAGGACGGCCACTGGGAAGGCGAACTCACCGTCGATAGCACGCTCTGCGCGGACTACGTCATTTACATGCACTGGACCGGGAAGGTTGACGAGACCCTCCAGGCCCGGTGCGCGGCGCATATCCGCCGGCGTCAGCTTCCCGACGGCGGGTGGAATATTTACATCGGCGGCCCCAGCGAGGTGAACGCGACCGTGAAGGGCTACTTTGCGTTGAAACTGGCTGGCGATTCGCCGAATGCCGCGTGGATGCGCGAGGCCCGCGCGAATGCCCTGCGCCTGGGCGGCATTCCCGCGATGAACACCTACGGGAAACTCTACCTCGCGCTGCTGGGACAATTCCCGTGGAAGCATCTGCCGACGATCCCGGCCGAGGCGTTTCTCTTCCCGAACTGGTTTTTCTTCAACATCTACGAGATGTCCTCGTGGTCGCGCCCCATCCTTGCGCCGCTCACGATCCTGAACCATTACCGCCCCGTGCGGCATCTGCCGGCCTCGATGCAGCTGCACGAGCTGTATCCCGCCGGCCTCGAGGGCGCGAACCTCTCGCTCAAGAAAGCCGGCCCGTTCTGGTCCTGGCGGAATTTCTTCCTGCGCTGTGACCGCCTCCTAAAGATCTACGACCGCTTCCCGTTTCACCCGCTCCGCCAGCGCGCGCTGAAGGTCGCCGAGCAGTGGATGACCGAGCGCATGGGCGAGGGCAGCGAGGGGTTCGCCGCCATCTTCCCGTCGATGCTCAATGCGATGATGGCGCTGCGCACGCTCGGCTACGGGGAAGATCACCCGCTCGTGCAAAAGGCCGATCGCGACTTCGCCGGCCTCTTCGTCAACGACCCCGAGGATTTTCGCATCCAGCCGTGCCTTTCGCCCGTCTGGGACACCGCGATCACCACCATCGCGCTCGCGGAGTCCGGTCTCGGCAGGGACCACCCCGCGCTGGCCCGCTCGGCCGCCTGGCTCGAGGCGAAGGAAGTGCGCTTCCGCGGCGACTGGCAGCACAAGAATCCGCATCCCGAGGCGAGCGGCTGGGCTTTCGAGCACGACAACAAGTATTACCCCGACACCGATGACACCATGATGGTGCTCATGGCGCTGCGGCATGTCGCGCCAGCCGACCCGGCGAAGCGCACGGAGCAATTCGAGCGCGCCCTGCGCTGGCTGCTGAGCTTCCAATGCCGCGACGGCGGCTGGGCGGCGTTCGATCGCGATGTCACCGCCGCCTGGCTCGAGCACGTCCCTTTTGCGGACCATAACGCCATTCTCGATCCCACCTGCAGCGACCTCACTGCGCGCGTGCTGGAATTGCTCGGCTATATCGGGTTCGACCGCCAGAGCGTGCTCGTGAAGCGCGCCATCGCCCACCTCCGCCACACGCAGGAGGCCGATGGTTCGTGGTATGGACGCTGGGGCGTGAATTACATCTACGGCACGTGGCAGGCGCTGCGCGGGCTTGGCGCCATCGGCGAGAACATGGACCAGGAGTGGATCCGCCGCGGCCGCGACTGGCTGGAGAGCTGCCAGAACGACGACGGGGGCTGGGGCGAGACCTGCGAGAGCTACGATTTTCCGAGCCTGAAGGGCGCGGGCCCCAGCACCGCGAGCCAGACGGCGTGGGCGCTGATGGGCCTCTGCGCGTGCGGCGATCCGCACCGCGAATCCATCCGCCGCGGCGTGGAGTATCTCGTCCGCCAGCAGAACGACGACGGCTCATGGACGGAGCACGAGACGACCGGCACCGGCTTCCCGCAGGTTTTCTATCTCCGCTACGATTTCTACCGCCTCCACTTTCCGCTGCTCGCGCTCGCGACGTATCGGAAGCTGCTCGGCTGA